From Coriobacteriia bacterium:
TACCCGAACCTTCCCGCGACGTAGTCTGCGGTGCGCTCGTCACGCGGATGCGTGAACAAGGTTTCCGTGTCGTCGGCCTCGATCATCTCTCCCAGAAGGAAGAACGCGGTCTTGGTCGAGACGCGCAGGGCCTGCAGCATGTTGTGGGTTACCATGATGACGGTATAGCGGTGCCTGAGCTCGCCGACGAGTTCCTCGATCTTGGCCGTCGATATGGGGTCCAGCGCACTCGTGGACTCGTCGAGCAGGAGCACCTCCGGCTTCACCGCCAGCGCACGGGCGATGCACAGGCGCTGCTGCTGTCCTCCGGACAGGCCCAGGGCGCTGTGCTTCAGACGGTCCTTGACTTCGTCCCAGATGGCGGCGTCGCGAAGGGACGACTCGACGATGTCGTCCAGCTCGCCGCGGTTGCGGACGCCGTGGGTCCGCGGGCCGAAGGCGACGTTGTCGTAGATGCTCATCGGGAACGGGTTGGGCTGCTGGAATACCATGCCGACGCGCCTGCGCAGGTCGGTGGTGGGCATCGTGCGGTAGACGTCATGGCCGTCGAGCTCGATGCAGCCTCGTACCGAGCAGCCCTCGACGAGGTCGTTCATTCGGTTGAGCGTCTTGAGCAACGTCGACTTGCCACAGCCGGACGG
This genomic window contains:
- the pstB gene encoding phosphate ABC transporter ATP-binding protein: MECVREKTPAIVMNEPRDPHVCPDDMAMGSACPNREAKMEVRGLNLHYGDFHALKDISLSFPKNEVTALIGPSGCGKSTLLKTLNRMNDLVEGCSVRGCIELDGHDVYRTMPTTDLRRRVGMVFQQPNPFPMSIYDNVAFGPRTHGVRNRGELDDIVESSLRDAAIWDEVKDRLKHSALGLSGGQQQRLCIARALAVKPEVLLLDESTSALDPISTAKIEELVGELRHRYTVIMVTHNMLQALRVSTKTAFFLLGEMIEADDTETLFTHPRDERTADYVAGRFG